From the Quercus lobata isolate SW786 chromosome 6, ValleyOak3.0 Primary Assembly, whole genome shotgun sequence genome, one window contains:
- the LOC115995155 gene encoding 4-alpha-glucanotransferase, chloroplastic/amyloplastic isoform X2 encodes MAISSYLSLSLSHSLPSPSPKLYSYSSLLSSVPTATALLSFKTKPTTSSPFSCHFRNGSVSSLSAAVGEDLPDDYGEWFPKPDPENRRRAGVLLHPTSFRGPHGIGDLGDEAFRFIDWLHQAGCSVWQVLPLVPPGRKANEEGSPYSGQDANCGNTLLISLEELVKDGLLMKEELPKPVDTDRVNYSAVADLKDPLIAKAAERLILSEGELKSQLEAFRRDPNISSWLEDAAYFAAIDDSLNTFSWYDWPEPIKNRHLAALEDIFQSKKDFIDKFIAQQFLFQRQWQKVRKYAQTKGISIMGDMPIYVGYHSADVWANRKHFLLNRNGFPLLVSGVPPDAFSETGQLWGSPLYDWKAMEKDGFSWWIRRLRRAQDIYDEFRIDHFRGFAGFWAVSSEAKVAMIGRWKAGPGKSLFDAISGAVGKMNIIAEDLGVITEDVVQLRKSIGAPGMAVLQFGFGSDADNPHLPHNHEHNQFVYTGTHDNDTIRGWWDILKQEEKSNVLKYLSINEEDDIPWALIQAALSSVARTTIIPIQDVLGLDNSARMNIPATQFGNWGWRMSSSMSFDSLEPEATKLRNMLSMYGRL; translated from the exons ATGGCGATCTCTAGctatctctcactctcactctcgcACTCCCTTCCCTCTCCAAGTCCAAAGCTCTACAGTTACTCTTCACTACTCTCCTCAGTTCCCACCGCAACCGCTTTACTCTccttcaaaaccaaaccaaccACCTCTTCTCCATTCTCTTGTCACTTCCGTAACGGCAGCGTTTCTTCTCTCTCCGCCGCAGTCGGCGAAGACTTACCAGACGATTACGGAGAGTGGTTCCCGAAGCCGGATCCGGAAAATCGAAGAAGAGCCGGAGTGTTGCTCCATCCGACGTCGTTTAGAGGACCTCACGGGATCGGCGATCTCGGCGACGAGGCGTTTCGGTTCATCGACTGGCTTCACCAAGCTGGCTGCTCCGTCTGGCAG GTTCTTCCGCTTGTTCCTCCTGGGAGGAAGGCTAATGAAGAAGGGTCACCCTACTCGGGCCAG GATGCAAATTGTGGTAATACTCTGCTAATATCTCTCGAAGAGCTTGTTAAGGATGGTCTGTTGATGAAGGAGGAGCTACCAAAACCAGT TGACACTGACCGTGTGAACTACTCAGCTGTTGCTGACCTAAAGGATCCTTTGATAGCTAAG gCTGCAGAGAGGCTCATTTTGAGTGAAGGGGAGCTTAAGAGTCAACTTGAAGCTTTCCGTAGAGATCCTAATATCTCTA GCTGGCTTGAAGATGCAGCTTATTTTGCAGCTATTGACGACAGCTTAAATACTTTCAGTTGGTATGATTGGCCTGAACCTATAAAAAATCGCCATCTTGCAGCTTTGGAAGACATTTTTCAAAGCAAAAAGGATTTT ATAGATAAATTCATAGCACAACAGTTCTTATTCCAAAGGCAATGGCAGAAAGTTCGCAAGTATGCACAGACGAAAGGCATCAGCATAATGGGCGACATGCCCATTTATGTAGGTTACCACAGTGCTGATGTTTGGGCAAATAGGAAACATTTTTTGCTA AACAGGAATGGTTTTCCTCTTCTAGTTAGTGGTGTTCCCCCTGATGCATTCAGTGAAACTGGTCAGCTGTGGGGCAG CCCTCTGTATGATTGGAAAGCCATGGAGAAAGATGGATTTTCATGGTGGATACGCCGCTTACGTCGTGCACAAGATATATATGATGAATTCAGAATAGACCACTTCAGAGGATTTGCTGGCTTTTGGGCTGTCTCTTCCG AAGCAAAGGTTGCAATGATTGGAAGATGGAAG GCAGGACCTGGAAAATCCTTATTCGATGCCATCTCTGGAGCAGTTGGGAAGATGAATATAATAGCAGAAGATTTG GGAGTTATCACAGAGGATGTAGTCCAGCTTAGGAAATCCATTGGGGCACCTGGAATGGCTGTCCTCCAGTTTG GTTTTGGAAGTGATGCTGATAACCCTCACTTGCCTCATAATCATGAACACAATCAATTTGTGTATACTGGAACTCACGATAATGACACG ATCCGAGGCTGGTGGGACATTTTGAAGCAAGAAGAGAAGTCCAAT GTACTAAAGTATCTCTCAATTAATGAGGAAGATGATATTCCATGGGCCCTCATACAGGCTGCGTTATCTTCAGTGGCCCGAACTACAATCATACCTATACAAGATGTGCTGGGGCTAGATAATTCTGCCAGGATGAACATCCCTGCAACTCAG
- the LOC115995155 gene encoding 4-alpha-glucanotransferase, chloroplastic/amyloplastic isoform X1: protein MAISSYLSLSLSHSLPSPSPKLYSYSSLLSSVPTATALLSFKTKPTTSSPFSCHFRNGSVSSLSAAVGEDLPDDYGEWFPKPDPENRRRAGVLLHPTSFRGPHGIGDLGDEAFRFIDWLHQAGCSVWQVLPLVPPGRKANEEGSPYSGQDANCGNTLLISLEELVKDGLLMKEELPKPVDTDRVNYSAVADLKDPLIAKAAERLILSEGELKSQLEAFRRDPNISSWLEDAAYFAAIDDSLNTFSWYDWPEPIKNRHLAALEDIFQSKKDFIDKFIAQQFLFQRQWQKVRKYAQTKGISIMGDMPIYVGYHSADVWANRKHFLLQNRNGFPLLVSGVPPDAFSETGQLWGSPLYDWKAMEKDGFSWWIRRLRRAQDIYDEFRIDHFRGFAGFWAVSSEAKVAMIGRWKAGPGKSLFDAISGAVGKMNIIAEDLGVITEDVVQLRKSIGAPGMAVLQFGFGSDADNPHLPHNHEHNQFVYTGTHDNDTIRGWWDILKQEEKSNVLKYLSINEEDDIPWALIQAALSSVARTTIIPIQDVLGLDNSARMNIPATQFGNWGWRMSSSMSFDSLEPEATKLRNMLSMYGRL, encoded by the exons ATGGCGATCTCTAGctatctctcactctcactctcgcACTCCCTTCCCTCTCCAAGTCCAAAGCTCTACAGTTACTCTTCACTACTCTCCTCAGTTCCCACCGCAACCGCTTTACTCTccttcaaaaccaaaccaaccACCTCTTCTCCATTCTCTTGTCACTTCCGTAACGGCAGCGTTTCTTCTCTCTCCGCCGCAGTCGGCGAAGACTTACCAGACGATTACGGAGAGTGGTTCCCGAAGCCGGATCCGGAAAATCGAAGAAGAGCCGGAGTGTTGCTCCATCCGACGTCGTTTAGAGGACCTCACGGGATCGGCGATCTCGGCGACGAGGCGTTTCGGTTCATCGACTGGCTTCACCAAGCTGGCTGCTCCGTCTGGCAG GTTCTTCCGCTTGTTCCTCCTGGGAGGAAGGCTAATGAAGAAGGGTCACCCTACTCGGGCCAG GATGCAAATTGTGGTAATACTCTGCTAATATCTCTCGAAGAGCTTGTTAAGGATGGTCTGTTGATGAAGGAGGAGCTACCAAAACCAGT TGACACTGACCGTGTGAACTACTCAGCTGTTGCTGACCTAAAGGATCCTTTGATAGCTAAG gCTGCAGAGAGGCTCATTTTGAGTGAAGGGGAGCTTAAGAGTCAACTTGAAGCTTTCCGTAGAGATCCTAATATCTCTA GCTGGCTTGAAGATGCAGCTTATTTTGCAGCTATTGACGACAGCTTAAATACTTTCAGTTGGTATGATTGGCCTGAACCTATAAAAAATCGCCATCTTGCAGCTTTGGAAGACATTTTTCAAAGCAAAAAGGATTTT ATAGATAAATTCATAGCACAACAGTTCTTATTCCAAAGGCAATGGCAGAAAGTTCGCAAGTATGCACAGACGAAAGGCATCAGCATAATGGGCGACATGCCCATTTATGTAGGTTACCACAGTGCTGATGTTTGGGCAAATAGGAAACATTTTTTGCTA CAGAACAGGAATGGTTTTCCTCTTCTAGTTAGTGGTGTTCCCCCTGATGCATTCAGTGAAACTGGTCAGCTGTGGGGCAG CCCTCTGTATGATTGGAAAGCCATGGAGAAAGATGGATTTTCATGGTGGATACGCCGCTTACGTCGTGCACAAGATATATATGATGAATTCAGAATAGACCACTTCAGAGGATTTGCTGGCTTTTGGGCTGTCTCTTCCG AAGCAAAGGTTGCAATGATTGGAAGATGGAAG GCAGGACCTGGAAAATCCTTATTCGATGCCATCTCTGGAGCAGTTGGGAAGATGAATATAATAGCAGAAGATTTG GGAGTTATCACAGAGGATGTAGTCCAGCTTAGGAAATCCATTGGGGCACCTGGAATGGCTGTCCTCCAGTTTG GTTTTGGAAGTGATGCTGATAACCCTCACTTGCCTCATAATCATGAACACAATCAATTTGTGTATACTGGAACTCACGATAATGACACG ATCCGAGGCTGGTGGGACATTTTGAAGCAAGAAGAGAAGTCCAAT GTACTAAAGTATCTCTCAATTAATGAGGAAGATGATATTCCATGGGCCCTCATACAGGCTGCGTTATCTTCAGTGGCCCGAACTACAATCATACCTATACAAGATGTGCTGGGGCTAGATAATTCTGCCAGGATGAACATCCCTGCAACTCAG